One Methylobacterium sp. AMS5 genomic region harbors:
- a CDS encoding cytochrome b N-terminal domain-containing protein: MSSAHATSTYVPKSRLAKWFESRLPLVGLVHSSFVAFPVPRNLNYFWTFGAILIAFLGIQIITGVWLAMHYDPNASNAFESVEHIMRDVNYGWLLRYAHANGASMFFVAVYVHIFRNLYYGSYKAPREVLYLLGVIIYLLMMATAFLGYTLPWGQMSFWGATVITNILAAIPVVGDTIQSLLWGGYSVGNPTINRFFSLHFLLPWMIAGVVVLHVWALHVTGQNNPAGIPIKSSKDAVPFTPYATIKDVFAVVVFMILFAWFIFYQPNYLGHADNYVPANPSVTPAHIVPEWYFLPFYAILRAVPDKLGGVILMFGAVLILAFAPWLDTSRVRSCNYRPVYRVFFWVFLVNAIILGWLGAKPPEGGYVLASRICTIYYFAHFLIVMPLVGLFETPDRLPGSILETVTGPGKQVSGSGMPAGAAAEPAKRA; the protein is encoded by the coding sequence ATGAGCAGCGCACACGCGACCTCGACCTACGTACCCAAGAGCCGCCTCGCGAAGTGGTTCGAGTCACGGCTGCCGCTGGTCGGGCTGGTGCACTCGTCCTTCGTCGCCTTCCCGGTTCCGCGTAATCTCAACTACTTCTGGACCTTCGGCGCGATCCTGATCGCCTTCCTCGGGATCCAGATCATCACCGGCGTCTGGCTGGCGATGCATTACGATCCGAATGCGAGCAACGCGTTCGAGAGCGTCGAACACATCATGCGCGACGTGAATTACGGCTGGCTCTTGCGCTACGCGCACGCCAACGGCGCGTCGATGTTCTTCGTGGCGGTCTACGTCCACATCTTCCGCAACCTCTATTACGGGTCCTACAAGGCCCCGCGCGAGGTGCTCTACCTCCTTGGCGTCATCATCTACCTCTTGATGATGGCCACCGCCTTCCTCGGCTACACCCTGCCGTGGGGCCAGATGAGCTTCTGGGGCGCCACCGTCATCACTAACATCTTGGCGGCGATCCCGGTCGTCGGCGACACGATCCAGAGCCTGCTCTGGGGCGGCTACTCGGTCGGCAACCCGACCATCAACCGCTTCTTCTCGCTGCACTTCCTGCTGCCGTGGATGATCGCGGGCGTCGTCGTGCTCCACGTCTGGGCGCTGCACGTCACGGGCCAGAACAACCCGGCCGGCATCCCGATCAAGTCGAGCAAGGACGCCGTGCCCTTCACCCCCTACGCGACCATCAAGGACGTGTTCGCGGTGGTGGTGTTCATGATCCTGTTCGCATGGTTCATCTTCTACCAGCCGAACTATCTCGGCCACGCCGACAACTACGTCCCGGCCAACCCGTCGGTGACGCCCGCGCACATCGTGCCGGAATGGTATTTCCTGCCCTTCTACGCGATCCTGCGTGCGGTGCCGGATAAGCTCGGCGGCGTGATCCTGATGTTCGGCGCGGTGCTGATCCTGGCCTTCGCGCCCTGGCTCGACACCTCGCGGGTCCGCTCCTGCAACTACCGTCCGGTCTACCGGGTGTTCTTCTGGGTCTTCCTCGTCAACGCCATCATCCTCGGCTGGCTCGGCGCGAAGCCCCCGGAGGGCGGCTACGTCCTCGCCTCGCGGATCTGCACCATCTACTACTTCGCCCACTTCCTCATCGTCATGCCGCTGGTCGGCCTGTTCGAGACGCCTGACCGCCTGCCGGGCTCGATTCTCGAGACCGTGACCGGTCCGGGCAAGCAGGTGAGCGGATCCGGCATGCCCGCGGGTGCTGCGGCCGAACCGGCCAAGCGCGCCTAA